The following coding sequences lie in one Psychrobacter arenosus genomic window:
- the truA gene encoding tRNA pseudouridine(38-40) synthase TruA produces MHTLAIGIEFIGTNYRGWQRQKEVVGVQAVLEAAISKVANETVEVVAAGRTDAGVHASNMTAHFVTTAYRPVRNWLRGINSLLPDDIALRWLVPMPNEFHARFGAIARRYRYITLNQPLRPALLNHQVTHIYEPLDLVKMQQAAQTIAGTHDFSSFRAAACQSNQPVRTVSHAKLFAHGAFIVFDIQADGFLHHMVRNLMGTLFAIGKGELLPEDLQKIMAAKDRTIAPPTASGDGLYFINAYYPPEFQQQLPELPLTPIWLNLP; encoded by the coding sequence ATGCATACGCTTGCCATCGGTATTGAGTTTATAGGGACCAATTATCGCGGTTGGCAACGCCAAAAAGAGGTCGTAGGCGTACAAGCCGTATTAGAAGCTGCCATTAGTAAAGTGGCTAATGAAACCGTAGAAGTGGTAGCAGCAGGGCGCACAGACGCTGGGGTACACGCCAGTAATATGACGGCGCATTTTGTCACCACCGCCTATCGACCGGTGCGCAATTGGTTGCGGGGTATCAATAGCTTATTGCCCGATGACATCGCTCTACGGTGGCTAGTGCCCATGCCCAATGAGTTCCATGCGCGCTTTGGCGCAATAGCTAGGCGTTACCGCTATATCACCCTCAATCAGCCGCTACGCCCTGCTCTACTTAATCATCAAGTGACTCATATCTATGAGCCGTTAGATTTAGTTAAAATGCAACAGGCGGCACAGACTATTGCAGGGACGCATGACTTTAGCAGCTTCCGTGCTGCCGCTTGCCAGTCTAATCAGCCGGTTAGGACAGTGAGCCATGCCAAGCTTTTTGCCCACGGCGCCTTTATAGTCTTTGATATTCAAGCCGATGGGTTTTTGCACCACATGGTACGCAATCTGATGGGCACTTTATTTGCGATTGGCAAAGGAGAGCTGCTGCCTGAGGACTTGCAAAAGATTATGGCCGCCAAAGACCGCACGATTGCGCCGCCTACTGCCTCGGGTGATGGTCTTTACTTCATTAACGCTTACTACCCTCCAGAGTTTCAACAGCAGTTACCGGAGCTGCCACTTACCCCGATTTGGCTTAATTTGCCTTAG
- the infA gene encoding translation initiation factor IF-1, with the protein MAKKDDIIEFEGEVIDTLPNTLFKVRLENGHEIIAHISGKMRKHYIRILTGDKVKVEMTPYDLTKGRITYRGKN; encoded by the coding sequence ATGGCAAAAAAAGACGACATTATTGAATTTGAAGGCGAGGTCATCGACACCCTTCCAAATACTCTATTTAAAGTGCGTTTAGAAAACGGGCACGAAATCATCGCGCATATCTCAGGTAAAATGCGTAAGCACTATATCCGTATTTTGACGGGTGATAAGGTTAAGGTCGAGATGACGCCTTACGATTTAACTAAGGGTCGTATTACCTACCGTGGTAAAAACTAA
- a CDS encoding L,D-transpeptidase family protein has product MQKKIITTNVLGMALASIMLVSSPVNAATTKTATTNATTSTNAAENSATMVSQKFTGQGKVITTLNKVLPIIPYSTDNLSSTAKKVNSSQWQAGKKIDRNVGAKLQALLNWHNHGVGAVDGRWGKNTRKAMQAFQEANGLAVTDSLTNETWQALTQDSTLTQQPVLVNYMIKDGDVNIKTTTIPASTEAKGELEGMYYESVLEALAEKFHMDTDYLKALNPNKSFKSGETITIYNPGTPTTTAVSRVVADKNTQTLYAYDANDKLVASYPTTVGSTATPSPTGTHKVEVKVHEPNYTHTADDGTKTIIPPGANNPVGLVWIGLSKPTYGIHGSPDPERISRQASSGCVRLTNWDALTLYGLIDDDATVEFK; this is encoded by the coding sequence ATGCAAAAGAAAATAATAACAACCAACGTACTTGGAATGGCGTTAGCGTCTATTATGCTGGTCAGTTCGCCCGTTAATGCAGCGACCACAAAAACCGCAACTACGAATGCCACTACCTCTACTAACGCTGCAGAAAACTCTGCCACCATGGTGAGCCAAAAATTCACTGGACAAGGGAAAGTCATCACGACTTTGAATAAAGTTTTGCCGATTATTCCTTATTCCACCGATAATTTGAGCAGTACCGCAAAAAAGGTCAACAGTAGCCAATGGCAAGCGGGTAAAAAAATAGATCGTAATGTCGGCGCGAAATTACAAGCCTTGCTCAATTGGCACAATCATGGCGTTGGCGCCGTTGATGGTCGTTGGGGTAAAAACACTCGTAAGGCCATGCAAGCTTTTCAAGAAGCCAATGGGCTAGCCGTAACCGACAGCTTAACTAATGAAACGTGGCAAGCACTCACGCAAGACAGCACTTTGACCCAGCAGCCAGTATTGGTCAATTACATGATTAAAGATGGGGATGTCAATATTAAGACCACGACTATCCCTGCTAGTACAGAGGCGAAAGGCGAGCTTGAGGGCATGTATTATGAAAGTGTTTTGGAAGCACTAGCCGAAAAATTCCATATGGATACTGACTATCTAAAAGCTCTAAACCCGAATAAGTCTTTTAAGTCAGGTGAGACCATTACTATTTATAATCCGGGCACACCGACCACGACAGCTGTGAGCCGAGTAGTAGCGGATAAAAACACTCAGACGCTTTATGCCTATGATGCGAATGATAAATTAGTTGCCAGTTACCCGACCACGGTAGGCAGTACGGCGACTCCATCGCCAACGGGGACCCATAAGGTCGAAGTCAAAGTACATGAGCCTAATTATACTCATACGGCAGACGATGGCACCAAGACGATCATTCCACCGGGGGCGAATAACCCTGTCGGTTTGGTTTGGATTGGCTTAAGCAAACCCACTTATGGTATCCATGGCTCGCCAGATCCTGAGCGTATTAGCCGTCAAGCCTCTTCTGGCTGTGTGCGCTTGACCAACTGGGATGCGTTGACCTTGTATGGTTTAATCGATGATGATGCTACGGTTGAGTTTAAATAA
- the leuB gene encoding 3-isopropylmalate dehydrogenase: protein MATVLTLAGDGIGPEIMTQAIDVLKAVDAKFALNLTLESGLIGGAAIDESGEPLPADTLQKAQAADAVLLGAVGGPKWDAIERSIRPERGLLKIRSELGLFANLRVAKLYPQLANASSIKPEIINGLDLLIVRELTGGIYFGEPRGIRTLENGEQQGYNTMVYSTSEIQRIGKVAFELAQVRAEALGRPAKVCSVDKANVLEVTELWKQTMTDMQQESYTDVALSHMYADNACMQLIKNPKQFDVMVTGNMFGDILSDEAAMLTGSIGMLPSASLDANGKGMYEPCHGSAPDIAGQDLANPLATILSVAMMLRYTFKQEAAAVAIEDAVSAVLDDGLRTADILSADSDTAGLKKVGCREMGEAVLAKLK, encoded by the coding sequence ATGGCAACCGTATTAACTCTAGCTGGCGATGGTATTGGCCCGGAAATCATGACACAAGCAATCGACGTGCTAAAAGCCGTGGATGCGAAGTTTGCGCTAAATTTAACCTTGGAGTCTGGGTTGATCGGTGGGGCAGCTATTGATGAAAGTGGCGAGCCTTTACCCGCAGATACTTTGCAAAAAGCACAGGCAGCGGATGCGGTTCTGTTAGGAGCAGTAGGTGGTCCAAAGTGGGATGCTATTGAGCGCAGTATTCGTCCAGAGCGTGGTCTACTAAAAATTCGTAGTGAGTTGGGCTTGTTTGCTAACCTACGCGTGGCGAAACTGTATCCACAATTAGCCAATGCTTCTAGTATCAAGCCAGAGATTATCAATGGTTTGGATTTGCTAATCGTCCGTGAATTGACAGGCGGTATCTATTTCGGTGAGCCTCGCGGTATCCGTACGCTAGAGAACGGTGAGCAGCAAGGCTATAACACCATGGTGTATAGCACCAGTGAAATCCAACGTATTGGTAAGGTCGCCTTTGAATTAGCCCAAGTCCGTGCGGAAGCGCTAGGCCGTCCTGCTAAAGTCTGCTCAGTAGATAAAGCCAACGTCTTAGAAGTCACTGAGCTGTGGAAGCAGACGATGACCGATATGCAGCAAGAAAGCTATACCGATGTGGCGCTATCGCATATGTATGCGGATAATGCTTGTATGCAGCTGATTAAAAATCCGAAGCAGTTTGACGTGATGGTCACGGGCAATATGTTTGGCGATATTTTGTCAGACGAAGCCGCTATGTTGACCGGCTCTATCGGTATGTTGCCTTCAGCAAGCTTGGATGCCAATGGTAAAGGCATGTATGAGCCTTGCCATGGTTCAGCTCCTGATATCGCCGGTCAAGACTTGGCGAACCCATTAGCGACCATTTTATCAGTGGCAATGATGCTGCGTTATACCTTTAAGCAAGAAGCGGCTGCTGTGGCTATCGAAGATGCCGTCAGTGCGGTATTGGATGATGGTCTACGTACTGCTGATATCTTAAGCGCAGATAGCGATACGGCTGGTCTGAAGAAAGTCGGCTGCCGTGAAATGGGCGAGGCGGTCTTAGCTAAGTTAAAATAG